AAATGcaccatatatatatttaagagTAATGTtacatatacattaaaattagtcattaaagtcaatcattaatataaaatttatgttgaaatataaatacatattaaaaataaattaaattacacatatatttatatataaatatattaatgactaattttaatggctaattttagtattcaaataacatttttgataTACTAAAAAGACATTTTTTAGTTTCAATAACTATTTGAAAACTACTTTGTTATACTCAAAAtaatctatatatatgtatcaCAATGACTACACgcattgaaaataataattagttGCATGGTAAGATAATCAGCACGTACGTATAGTGGATGATGAGTTAAAGTTCCACTGATTAatgcaaatttaaaaattaaagatgcAAGAGAACCATTACTAAATATAGATAATTAGATGTGAATGGTATCTATCCATAATTAGAATCCATGTGGCACTTTATGCCCAAAATTCAGTTTGTGTTATCATTAAAAGTGATGACGTGCGTATTCCAAGTTTCCAATTGTGGCAGCGAATCAATATATCCCATTAATTAGAGAGGTTTCACTTTCTGTTTTTGAGTCTTAAAGACGAATGAGGATAGATGTTCTCATCTTCTTTTTattagactattatatatttaacgATACAATAAGTTAAATTTATTAGGCAGAACCGACTAGATAAAATGATGATAATTTTGTTcctaaattaattagtttgtGATAATCAAGTGGCCCAATGATGAATTCTGGTACTATATATTTATAAGTTTTCCACTCTTATTattgttcataaaaaaatattcatggaCTCTACCTTATTAACAAACTAAtcttttaagaattaatttataattatatgatatatattttaaaagctAAATTGTCAGCATtctgatataaaatttataaaattcaatttaagttacttgtatgtatatatttttctcatatatatgtAGATAGAGAATTTTAGAGAAacgtttttatttttgtcaaataacATAAGAAATAGAGTCACATTGATCAGAAAAATGAGACTACCACTTGCCtgtttaattgtttaaattaaTGCATGAAAAAAGTAATGAAATCCTCTTTCTCATCATTTTCGAAACTATTCAAATAGATGAACCATATAGACAATTTGCAAACTGGAAACATCATTTTTGGccttttctatatatatagtctatctttattattttaataagattttcaacctttttccgatctttttttttttcgaaattactaagtaattaaaattgattaaagttTAAGTGTTGTATTTACAAAATTATCATAAGATTATCACGCACTGACTCgtccatttttttttcttttcagaaGATTTCATATCTTTCCTTAAATTACTACATTTTTTGAAAGGCCTAAACTTCAGgtataacaattaattaagtttAAGTATGTTAAAGTCCTTAATTAAATTACAGTTTTatttgttgttgtcttcatcAGAGTcagatatatatacatataaagaGAACTTCTCGTGATATTTAAAtagaaaagtataggtagactATGAGAATATTAAATAACGTGAACAATAGATATGTCAGATATTCAATTTAATAGGCATGCAGatgattatattaattatttttaattagatggttattttttttattcgattTACACATGCACAGTTAATAATGATTAGATGTTCAATTCATCATGTATGCAGATGGTTATACTAATGTTAAGATTTATGAGGTAATTTAGGggtgaattattttttattttattgggtcAATTCTAGAGcatattgttcacattgtttaaaAAATCATGGCAGAAACTCAGTCGACTGCAGGTGAAGTTGCTTCTGGATGGCTGACACGTGTTACtatatggtttaaaaaaaatcggtttattttatataaatggtttatttaaaaaaaccggTTTGAATTAAACCAAACAGTTActtttattctcttcttctttgtttcgcACGTAAAATTCGTTCTCTTTCAATCCTTTTTTCAGAACTAATATGAAACTTTCAATTAAgtatgttctttttatttatatttcttaatcaaatttattatttcaaatgtatttcttaatttatgtttttattcgtTCCTCTGTGAatgatgaaaattatttaataaatacgtACATATTTATGTCATCACACCATTTTGATGTTCAGGATCATAAATGCCAAGATAATTCATGGTAATTTCATGTGATGGAAGACAAAAATGTAATTATGGTATAACGTAGACTAATTTGATAGCATGAacattgttgaaattttggcaTGATCTTTTTCATATTTGTTATATGTCTCTTTAGTTGGTGATGTTATAGTTTATTGTGATGATATGATGGTAGTTTAATTGTATGAGTTAGGtcttttttatttggttgaattttttctATGGCTATCCTATTCTTGATGGCaatgtcaaaataaatattttcattagttgttctttttttattctctctatttttgaatcaattttattttgaaaaattttattaaaaatttttgttgtagacaaaattaataatattatgttcaattatttaaggagaccaaattaatattttgattagatacttttgttttattgaaaataaattctaatttcattaaaaaataaattctagttagataagtaaaaacacaaaaacgtgCATGACAGTGAAATCATAATTTCTAGACAAGTAAATTATAGtcttattatcttaaaaaaataatttatttatagaataatattgaaaaatcaacaataatttgcatgaaaatagtttattagtaaaataaaagttaattgattgattaccataaaatttaatttaacgaTAAATTTGCAATTGGACATATTTTTAcaacttaatttaaaatctatttacAACTTAATTTAAAAGCAACTGAAAATGTAAGTTATgggaaataaaacaaaactcatcaagaaaatagaaacagaaacaaaaaaaaggacaaataatatcatttatgccattcctataaaaaaaaaccgtgaattttgtttctttttccaaatactaaattttactttttcaaacaatttgtatacatatatttgacaaaaattaaataaaaaaaagttcagataaatttaaagaaaaattggtcAATATGAATGAAGAAAACGAACATATCAAATTTATCTGTTAGGAATTTAGGAATAACACGTAgaaagaatttaaattattttaaaaatagttatttgGTCTATtcaaaccaatttttttaaataaaccatttgtataaaataaattagtttctTTAAACTATACAATAACAAGTGTCAACGATTCAGAAGCAACTTCACCTGCAGTCGACTGCAGGTGAGTTTCCACCAAAAATCATTGTCTACCTAGCAAAACCGAATTTAAATTCATGCTATATTATGCCCTTTCATATTCAATGTCTGTAGTTGTAGTTAGAAGTTAGCAAGAGTGGAATGACTactgaaaataaattacaagCAAATTCAAGAACTTAAGTTGAATTCCAAATGGTAGAAATTACTTGAAGATATAATTGTTGTGAAATTGCTAAGTGCACCAACATGAATTACGTAACTTTTCTAGTAGAACTCTGGCTAgtaaattattactattttaatatttgtcgtaaaagaaaaattagcaaAAACAGAAGTTAGATGGGTGCTCACTAGGGGGAAAAACGAGGATATAGCTTAGTGCGAGACTATAGTAGCGAAGATGAGGATGTAGAGTCCAAAGATAAAGCTATTAAAGCTTGAAGAGTAGAAACTCATTCGAAGTTGACATATAGTGATGATGAAGCAATAGTAGTGTATCTTAGAAAGAAATTAGTCGAAACTGAAAAGACAAATGAGATATCCTTTAAAACAAGATTAAGAGGGAGAAGAACGGTAAAGAGATTTtataaagtaaaattttttttggtgataTTAGATTGCTTGGATGGTGTATTTGTAAGGTGTTATTGCTTAAGGTAggaatttttttagtatttgtgttttaattgttttgtttttgttaagtTGATGTGAAGTTCTATTTGTTGTCTTGTAGGAGtgctgactttttttttttttttcgggtGGAGAATTGTACCAATgatccaaaaaatatttttatcctgTAAATGTTACCAATCTAAGACCGTATTCTTGTAGCACTGTGATTAAAGAAGTTGCAAATATGTATACGTTAAATTGAAAGTCTTTGCTTCTTTATTACGAGAGTATAATCAAGAGTAGAGATGTATATTATAATTTtgctttgctttttttttttatatgtctaTATGTTAATGcctaaaaaagaaattacattTGAGAATTTTTCTGAGTGAGTTGTTTTGATTTGTATAATGTTAAATAGTGACCATGAATCGAAAGCAGCAACGCGATAACAAGACATTAACTCCAAGAGGATATATTGCATGATATAGTATTAGAACATTAGCTATTTTGTTtagggaaaaaaaaagttatatttttcatgtttttaaatattttaaatcatataatTCAATTAAAGTCAAAGTCTTTATGAAAAACAAGTTTTAATATGTTTAGAATATATTAAAACATGCTTTGGAGTTTGGAGTTTaaggattaatttttaatttaaaaaaaatcaaaatctttgACTTAGGTTTTGAAAAATTGGACTTCTGTTGTTTTTATCCATGTAGATCGATCACTACCGTAAAAATTGAATTGTCGTTGGATGTGTAAattaaatttcttaaaaattattatgattatttgttttaacaaatgacaaacaaattttatgtataacaaaattatttgtTAAGTAACCAAAATAGATTTCAATTGTTGACAACGTAACAATAATTAGAAGAATTATCAAATctcgtaaaaaaaattataaattataatgaaataataaattatgctacaaatttaaaacttttactcatcataaaatttagaataaaagtaataaatgTGATAAAATGAAAAtccaaaattcaactaaattAGTTTTAGGGCATATGAATCTTATTAAGTGCAGATTTAGTTTTATCTctcaaatttaaaatgttttaaattaaattaaaaatggttTTAAGTAATACAATTCAAATTggtttaaaaacaaattatgaGGTAATGACCAAATCAGTACCTGAAAGATTCAAATGCTGACATTTTAGTACCTCActattgttattgacaaaatagtccttaaaagattttaaaatttgacaagcgtACCCACGAGTTCATCGGAGCACATTTTCGGCAAGCACAGTGCTGACATAGCCACTGCGTTTTGATGACATAACAAATCCCTTTCTGAACCCCAATCCCCTTCCCTTACCTTTTTGAATTCTAATCCCCTTCCCAACACATTATCTCACACTCTCAACTCACTCTCCCCCAAAACAGCAGTAGAGTTCAACCTTCTCACCCTTACAGAGCCAGTGTCATCGACACCGCACTGCCGCCATCTCGTCGTCGGGTCTTCTGCGTCCGCCAGTGTCTCCTTCGTGGCATTGCGTTGCCTGTACGCTTTCACTGCTTGTATCTGCTTGACACCGCACTGCCGCCATCTCGTCGTCGGGTCTTCTGCGTCCGCCAGTGTCTCCTTCGTGGCATTGCGTTGCCTGTACGCTTTCACTGCTTGTATCTGCTTGTTGCTAACCCCCAGTCGTTGCCATGCCTCCTCTGTCTGGGTTCCATCTCGCCTCTATCGTGTCGTGCCCCTCTGTGTCTGGcgttcttcttctatttttgttttggtgGTGTTtgtattaagttttattttattttattttaattattgtgtatgaatttgtttgttttctctGAGTTTTATTGTGATTAATCTTTTTGAATGATAATTTAACCTAAAAATTTGGGACAATTCATAATTTGGGACAACTCTGTTGATGTATGAATTTGGGGCAACTCTGTTGATGTTGAGGTTGTTGCTGTGAATGGTGGTGTTGAGGGAGGGAAAGGGAAGTGTGCGTCGGGAAAGGGGGAGTGGTGGAGAGAAAGGGTGGTGGGGTTGAGGGAGGGAAGGGTAGTGTGCGTTGGAAAGAGAGAGAGTGCTGTGAATGGTGGTGTTGAGGGAGAAAGGAAAATTGTACGTTGGGGAGGGGCTTGTGATGCGGCGGGAACTGCGATGGGGGAGAAGTGTGCGTTGGGGAGGGGGCTGTGACAGGGAGGGAGAGGGAAGGGGAGGGAATGTGCGTTGGGGAGGGAATTTTGGAAGTGGTTTGCCAAGTCACCAAAACACGGTGGCCATGTCAGCACTGTGCATGTCGGAAATGTGCTCCGGTGAACTCGTAGGTacgcttgtcaaattttaaaatcttttaagaatcattttgtcaataacaatagTGAGGTCCAAAATGTCAGCGTTTGAATTTTTTGGGTACTGATTTGGTCATTacctcaaaaattattttagagaaaattgagagattTAGACAGGGCTACTaatacttttcaaaattatacAAAGAcacattcaaaaattaagttaattacaAACCCAGCTTACTATAGTTGAAACATTAACCTTGGTCAAATTTGGACAAGCCAAATAGTGACCAAATCAAATAACCAACCATTAAGAAATTAACATTAGTTCAGGATAGGAATCTCCCTCCCATGGAGTCTCAATTTCAAGCCTCCATTGATGGCTTTTCTAGCTCAGGATTGTTCACTGCATAATAGTTATTACAAAAATGAAGGCTTTCCAGCTAGCAGCCTAAGCTTTAAGCGTCTAAGTACCTTCTTTGTCAGAAGCTTTCCCTAAAGAGGTGAAGTTCAACCTGAAGAGCAAGAAACCAACCAACCAAGTTTTAACACAACTTAACCAATGCATTAACTCTATAATCTATATGACTATACCAAGATATTGCCaaaatgaaaaaggtaaaacaaTGGAAGGAGCCATGGAgaagagaggaaaaagaaaaagttaataGTCAGAACAGTGTCAATTTGTTGATGCTATTGCATAGAACCATACTACAATACTATCATATTTGCCATCTTTTATCCATATTAGTACCAAATATAATTGGACCAAATTACATGAACCAAATTCTATCTGAAATACCATAATTAGACAAAGAAAACTACCAAAAACATGAAAGACATTGTGCAAGAGTGCATGCATGCAAGTAGAGGTAGACATTAGATCCAACCTAACTTGTAATTATAGCTGTCATACAGATTTGACAGAATTTTGAGAAATATTAGCAGGAATAATTGCACGCAATTCATGAAAAACTGGTATCTAGAATCTACAAGTGTTGcataaattgaagaatatgacaATCTAAATCTTCCAAATTTAAGCAATAATAAGTGGTTAACCTCAAGCTCCTCCATGCCCCCATTAGTGCATAACTGAGTCGAACATGTTTCCTTGGAAATAACTGGATGTTCCGAGACAGCCAACTTTGAGATTGAAGAGTCCGAGTTGTCTCTATTGTCTCTAACTTGATTACTACCCGCATTATTGTCTTCAAGCTCTTCAGGTTCTTCTGGAAATGCTTGATGTTGATGTGCTTCATATGGACCAGATATGATCTTGTCACTGGATAGCTTTTCTTCATTAGAAATAGATGTATCAGTAACGGGAAGTATAGGGTCGAGTTCTCTGTTGATTCTCAATGATCCATTGGTCTCACTATCCCCAGACGGAAATTGTAAAGAAGGTTTCTCACTCTTTTGGTCACCCATATTGTTAACTTCAGTCTCATCAAACTTCACAGAACAAGCACTGGAAGCGCTAATAAAAGTTCTATCTTCGTGAACTTCCCGGCTGAAGGGCGTTAAAGATGTTAAGGACTTGGAAACCTTCGAGTTATCATCCATGTTGTCCTCTGATCGTTTTCTCTTCCTCCCGTCATCTGCTCCAGATACAGCTCCTTGAGACATTTCTGCTTGGCCATTCTGGCCAGAAACCCTTAATTCAGAACTTCGTTTACTGTCCCAAGTTATTTTAGATGGGTGGGAAGGTCGGACACCGCCAGGAAATACGAAGTTAGGTATATTACGTCGTTTCACATGGGAAACATGGATGCCCATTCCAGGTTTCAATAGAGTATATGCATTAATAGAGTGCTTGAATTCGTCAACGGTTAGCCTTATATCAAATTGTTCACCTTCATTCACTGGAACTCCTTGCTTACGCTGAAGTCCCATAAAGTAACAATGATGGAAAGGTCTAGATTTGTCAGAAAATTCACCAGGGTGTGGATGACATTGAAGCATGCCATAAGTGTGCCTCTCGATCTAGAAAACCAAATTACGTCATACACCGAGAACAGAACATATGCAAAACCATGTTATCCCCCACCCCCCCAATCCATgaaaaaatgaatataaaaaaataaataacaagaaccaacaatACAGGGGAAGCAAGAAAGAACAAAACAAACAGGTAATTGCAACAACCGTTTACCCCAACTAAGTGGGGGTCAATTGTGCGGATTATAAGCATCGTTGCTTAATTATAAACCATGTCTGTAGGCAAGACAAACATGTAGAACAGTGTTATACCTTCAGTGTCAACTGCCGGAGGCGAGATTCGACCCAGCCCTTCCATTGTCTGAGATCATCCGCATTCTCCGCAGCAATGTCAATCCGTAGATAATTCTTGTAAGCTTCAAAAAAGGGATAACGCTCAAAAAGGGTGTCCCAATCAGCATCTCCTGCCTCCATTTCCTACAAATACAATAAGTCCAGGAGATTGACTATACTTTTAAGTAATTCAAATATCATAACAAGGTTatagcaaaaaacaaaaaaaataacaatgaaaacaaaataaaaatctcaCAGCAAGAACATAACTATTCTTTGTGGGATTGTTTATCAAAATTCAAGCAACATGTAAGGCTTGTCTTTAATAGGTCAGGTCATCTACATCAATAAATGTTCAAAACTGTtatgaaaacttcaatgcttATAAAAAAACATTCGCCTTGATAGGGACCCggttatttatgtataaatacgcATGCTTAGCGTCATTGAACAAACAAAAATTGGCTCATGGCAAGGCTTCCTCATTTAGTTCAATTCAAATCAGAAGCAGCAAAGTTATTGCAGACAAGCAAAGTATCTATTAGAAAGCATCATGTTAGTCAAGAGAAGCCAGACTTCTCTAAATGAATATTTAACCTGCATATCTAACATAACTTCAACATAATTACAACACCATACTTGATCATGGAAACTCTAAATTGAAGCCCGTGTTATAAATCATCTTGGTGAATGGGTTGCAACAAAAAGAGGGTTTAGGCTTTTAGGGGAGGCTTGAACAAAGaattattcaaattttcaatttccaTAAACACTGAACTTCCAAGATTTTCCggagaaaattttttgaaaaacaatgtAATACCTCACATATTTCACTTCCCCTCTGAAATTCCTGTGACATAATACGCAAAGTACTTGATGTCACATTGTAGGTAGAGTTCATGCAAGGATAAGCAGGAGTAATTATAGGCATCAAATGATATCTATCCCTGGGATTTCTTCTAGGATCCCAAATAGGAAGTCCAAGAGATCCTTCTTCAATAGCACAAAGCATGACTGGATTAGGCCACCGCCACTGAGTATATACCCTAAAGAATCGAGACACTAACATATTAGGCAGTGCATTAGGATATAGCTGGCATATTCGGGCAACAAGCAATGCCAAGTTTATACCACCAAGAAAACCTGAAACCTGCACATGAAATAGCAACAATATGCATTAGAGAAATCAAAGGAATATATCAAAAGATGATAGAGAACAAGTTCAGAACAGAAAATAAGCTATCCTGGATGCGAGCTATGCCATACATTTGAATAAACACCACGACGCTTTGCCCAAAACCTCATGCATCTCAATGTGGTGCGAAAATTCTGGATTTCAGGGGGAAAAAAGATTCAATCAGTGAtaagaatgtcataaaaaacACTGGAGaaacataaaatagaaaatcaGTGAGTAAATGTTTAATCCACCACCTGAATATTAGGAACCAAACGTAAGACTTGATCAGTTACTCTGCAACCATTAAGACTAAGAACAGTTTGTTCATCTGCATTTTGCAATATTGAATCTTGCGATATATCTAAGTCCTGACCCACAAAAAACCCATGATTACGATATTAGGTGCAATTTACACTTTTAGATCATAGTGCAAGCACACAAAACATGAGGAAGTAAGATGTATGCATGTCCCAAGAAGGTTCGCTTTCAAAGGATCAAAATGTTCTAAATCACAAATTAACAGTCTCTTCCCTGCCACCAACCAAGGAAGGACAAGTCTTTAACACAGTAAAGAAACAGTTTAGAGACCAAATGACAATGCTGTCAAAATGACATTCATATATGTTCCTTGAACTTGATGCTTTCAAAATATCTGGAAAAACCAAGTCCACAACTCCAGGGAAGGAGAtacagaaaggaaaaaaaattagtccCAAACTCACTCACCTCAGGAATAACCCACAAAGCTAATCTTGCATACAGGAGATCTACAGAAATTCCATTGAACTTGAATTTCATCACAGGGACATGAGCATCAGGCACAGGGTGCAACTCTGTTACCTGTGGCATCTCCAATAGCATCTTATGTAGCTCACCAAAGAAATCCTCCTAAGACCAATTGAAAAAAACAAGTTTAGCAGCCAGCAGATATGAcctaaaaacaaaattgaatgaaTTTAGCATACTTCTCGGGTTGCATGTCTAGGTCCCACACAAAGAGTGTCTATATCAGCTCCGGGGCCATGTACCTATAAAATTTGTTGAAACAAATTTCAGTAAGATAATAAGACAACAAATATCATTGAGGATTTTCCTGCTAAGTGGGGATTAAGATAATGAAAGCAACCAGGTTTAACAAAAGTGAGAAATATATTGCACGAACTGAATATCAGATCTTGGTCCTAGTTTAACATAAATGCATGGTATATCATACGTCGTTCATTCTGAAAAGACTTTTTACCCTACAACCTCAGAAGTCTCTCTCTAGACAGTATCTAAGTTTCAGGACATGCAAAGATGAAAGAAACTCAATGGAACTGTGCATCAGCAAAGGTTTTGCAGGTGTTGCCATCTTGGCTGGCTTTGATGGTAGTTTCTATCATAACTTTCTATGTAATTAACtatcttcttcatcaaatacaTACAGCTTTGGTGGGTATATCAAACTTCATCAGTTCATCCCCCCATGGGATATTGGGATTTGggatagaataataaaaatgaagatgaaaaagtcacctcaagaaacTAAATTATCATTACTACGATAGAGCCTAATCTTCAGCACGGACCAATAAGAAACCATACTACCTATGAAAAGCATCAATATATATTTTCGCATATTCCAAGTTAACAACAAGAATACTCTCTGCATATAACCAAGCTTTGGATAGCAAGACTGAGTAAATAGAGTTGCAAGCTTTAACATCATACAAGCATTTACAAGCTTCTATCACATATAATTCATATGAAAAACACACTATCATCTAAAGAGGCAATAAGGTATACAACAATACTATCCTAATTAACATGCAGGCACTCCAAACTAAGAATCTGTGAAAAATGCAGAGCAAATATAAATGTGTATGTACAGGTACATATACAAAAAGAGAGTAAGAACTAGAAGATAAAAGTAGCTCCATACCCCTAGCCGATATGAGCCAAAGGTGAAAATCTTGGCATTTGCTTCATGCACCAGTTGATCATTGAGTCCCTTTGCATGGCTTATGGTTTTAACCCATGTCTTCACAATCTGAATAGCAcatcatcaaaataaaagaTCTAATTCATATAGAACTCCACTAGTTGAACCAAACAATAAACAAGTTGAACCTGGTCTAGCCTGCCAAGAACTTCCTCCCTAACCACTGCCTCCTCCTGACTCTCATATAATCCAGCATCTTGCAAGTACTTTAAAAATTATCCAAATTCAGCACAAAAAAGAACCATAGAAAAAATCACTAGAGAATCAACTTGAATTCACAATAAGTTAAAAACAGTAGAAACCTTCTCAAGTTCCCGGGTCTTGATCACATCATACTCAGTTGGTCCAGCCAATGAAATAGGCTCAGTTATGCCTAATCTTTGTTGACCATTACTGAGATTGCTCAATCCATGGATCACCATTATTAAAGTGATAATCTTTTTCCCcttatttttaatgttataTTTGAGATTGTTTCTTTACAATGACAAGGAGCTATGAGAATTATcagttatgattttttttttcagcctTTTCCCAAAAAATCAAAGCAACGTTatgaaacagaaaaaaaaacgcCACTATAACAATGGCATGATGTTatgataattgttgattgtaCAGTACTTGGGAGAAACATTCAAATCTATGAACTTTGACCATAAAGCAATGAAAGAATAAATTACACCGCCACCCAGAACAACTTCATTGCCAAAAGGGGTAAAAACAGAGTACAAAATTCAATTAGGTTTCCTACTTCCGAATCAAAATCGAAACCCTAAAGGACTAAATCAGCACCAAGC
The Arachis duranensis cultivar V14167 chromosome 5, aradu.V14167.gnm2.J7QH, whole genome shotgun sequence genome window above contains:
- the LOC107490687 gene encoding nuclear poly(A) polymerase 1, whose amino-acid sequence is MVIHGLSNLSNGQQRLGITEPISLAGPTEYDVIKTRELEKYLQDAGLYESQEEAVVREEVLGRLDQIVKTWVKTISHAKGLNDQLVHEANAKIFTFGSYRLGVHGPGADIDTLCVGPRHATREEDFFGELHKMLLEMPQVTELHPVPDAHVPVMKFKFNGISVDLLYARLALWVIPEDLDISQDSILQNADEQTVLSLNGCRVTDQVLRLVPNIQNFRTTLRCMRFWAKRRGVYSNVSGFLGGINLALLVARICQLYPNALPNMLVSRFFRVYTQWRWPNPVMLCAIEEGSLGLPIWDPRRNPRDRYHLMPIITPAYPCMNSTYNVTSSTLRIMSQEFQRGSEICEEMEAGDADWDTLFERYPFFEAYKNYLRIDIAAENADDLRQWKGWVESRLRQLTLKIERHTYGMLQCHPHPGEFSDKSRPFHHCYFMGLQRKQGVPVNEGEQFDIRLTVDEFKHSINAYTLLKPGMGIHVSHVKRRNIPNFVFPGGVRPSHPSKITWDSKRSSELRVSGQNGQAEMSQGAVSGADDGRKRKRSEDNMDDNSKVSKSLTSLTPFSREVHEDRTFISASSACSVKFDETEVNNMGDQKSEKPSLQFPSGDSETNGSLRINRELDPILPVTDTSISNEEKLSSDKIISGPYEAHQHQAFPEEPEELEDNNAGSNQVRDNRDNSDSSISKLAVSEHPVISKETCSTQLCTNGGMEELEVNHLLLLKFGRFRLSYSSIYATLVDSRYQFFMNCVQLFLLIFLKILSNLYDSYNYKLGWI